A portion of the Polaribacter cellanae genome contains these proteins:
- a CDS encoding PorP/SprF family type IX secretion system membrane protein, which translates to MKKIYIIVICFITNFSLFAQENNLPQYLNYMGDNPFMITPAYAGIGTGVRIRINGLSQWLGVKNAPDTQSFSIETRIADRFGGGLVVFNDRNGNTTQQGVKLTFASHLTLSRFNDSFLSFGFTYSYNMFRIDTGNFTGSDSSVIDDRGVNSSNFDLSFLYRFNHYSVSLNISNLLDKDEHTFTNGEPIVTRRYSLFNSYVFNKFSYNYELEPSILVEYYEADKRSRTDLNVKLRRKMNNGYVWVGLSYNFLNDQFLTPNSVAPIVGIKRGNLYASYGFGINTNKTQAFNMGSHMITLGFDFKQRPSLARCTQKYYIFQ; encoded by the coding sequence ATGAAAAAAATATATATAATAGTTATTTGTTTTATAACTAATTTTAGTCTTTTTGCACAAGAAAATAATTTGCCTCAGTATTTAAATTATATGGGAGACAATCCTTTTATGATTACACCAGCATATGCAGGTATTGGAACTGGGGTAAGAATACGAATTAACGGATTATCTCAATGGTTAGGGGTAAAAAATGCGCCAGACACACAATCTTTTTCCATAGAAACTAGAATTGCAGATCGCTTTGGTGGAGGTTTGGTTGTATTTAACGATAGAAATGGAAATACCACTCAACAAGGCGTAAAACTAACTTTTGCAAGTCATCTAACATTAAGTAGATTTAACGACAGTTTTTTATCTTTTGGTTTTACGTATAGTTACAATATGTTTAGAATAGATACAGGTAATTTTACTGGATCAGATAGCTCTGTTATAGACGATAGAGGTGTAAATTCCTCTAATTTCGACTTGAGTTTTCTATATCGATTTAATCATTATAGCGTAAGTTTAAATATTTCTAATTTATTAGACAAAGACGAACATACATTTACAAATGGAGAGCCAATAGTTACAAGAAGATATTCTCTTTTTAACTCTTACGTTTTTAATAAATTTTCTTATAATTACGAGTTAGAGCCTTCTATTTTAGTAGAATATTATGAAGCAGATAAAAGATCTAGAACAGATTTGAATGTGAAACTTAGGAGAAAAATGAATAATGGCTACGTGTGGGTAGGTTTGAGTTATAATTTCTTAAACGATCAATTTTTAACACCAAATAGCGTAGCTCCAATCGTTGGTATTAAAAGAGGAAACCTGTATGCTTCTTATGGTTTTGGCATAAATACAAATAAAACGCAAGCTTTTAATATGGGTTCGCATATGATTACTTTAGGTTTCGATTTTAAACAACGTCCAAGTTTAGCGAGATGTACCCAAAAATATTATATATTTCAATAG